A stretch of the Clostridium fungisolvens genome encodes the following:
- a CDS encoding aspartate carbamoyltransferase regulatory subunit — protein MLQVTSIKKGIVIDHITAGMGNSIYKYLNLDSADYSVALIKNVESKKLGKKDIIKIDNVIDINYEILGLISPSISINIVEGESIVKKLKPKLPSEVENLIKCKNPRCITTVEEYIPQKFILTNREKGTYRCCYCDEEHKLTIRLEE, from the coding sequence ATGCTTCAGGTTACTAGTATAAAAAAAGGTATTGTTATAGATCACATCACAGCTGGAATGGGAAACAGCATATATAAATATCTAAACTTAGACAGTGCAGACTACTCTGTAGCGCTTATAAAAAACGTTGAGAGTAAGAAATTAGGTAAAAAAGATATCATAAAGATAGATAATGTAATAGACATTAACTATGAGATATTAGGGCTTATATCCCCTTCAATTTCAATAAACATTGTTGAAGGTGAAAGTATAGTAAAAAAGCTTAAACCAAAACTTCCAAGTGAAGTTGAAAATTTAATAAAGTGTAAGAATCCAAGATGTATTACTACTGTAGAGGAGTATATCCCTCAAAAATTCATACTGACCAACAGAGAAAAAGGTACGTATAGATGTTGTTATTGTGATGAAGAGCATAAACTAACGATTAGACTGGAGGAATAG